AAATATACTGGATAGATATAAAAAAAAGTTAAGAGCGAAAGAGATAATTGCAGCTGTAATGGAGAGCAGAAGCGGTAAAATAATAGCTTTGGCTTCTAGTAACAGATTTGATCCAAAAAACATAAGAAAAAGAGATTATGAATCTCTCAATGCTTCTGTAATAGAGTACAGTTTTGAGCCAGGTTCTGTTATGAAGCCTATAACTTTTGCTCTTTTACTTGAAAACTCTCTTGTATCTCCCTACGATATTATTAGAACTTATAGTGGACGATTTAAACTTGGAAAAAAAATTATAACCGATGAGCATAAAGAGGAGTGGATGAGTGCCGAAAATGTTATAGTTTACTCCAGTAATATAGGTATAGCACAGCTTGCGCAAAAACTCTCTCATATACAATTTTTTCAGGGATTAAAAAAATTTGGTTTTTCTAGGAGGACGGAGATTGATCTTCCATATGAGCATACAGGTTATATTCCTTCTCTATCAAAATTTAAAAGTGAAATCTACAAAGCAACTATAGGGTACGGATACGGTATGAAAGCGACTTTTATGCAGCTTCTAAAAGCGTATAACGTATTTAACAACAACGGAAAAGAGGTAATTCCGAGAATTGCTAGCTATCTTAGTTTGCAAGACGGGAAGCAGTTTGCTCTACCAAGATTTAGTGCTCAAAAAGTGATCTCTATTGGCACAGCTGCAAGAATGAACAAGATTTTAGTGAAAGTTGTGGAAAAAGGAACTGGAAGAGCAGCAAAGATAGAAGGCATTAATATAGGAGGTAAGACCGGAACGGCTCACATAGTAAAGAAGGGAAAATATGTAAAAAGCTACAATAGCTCCTTTTTTGGTTTTGCTAACGATGAAAAGAATAGATATACTATAGGAGTGACAGTGATTGAGCCAAAAAAAGTTTATTTCGCTTCACAGACGGCTGTACCGGTATTTAAAGAGATAGTAGATGTTTTAATAGACCAAGGATATTTAGTGCCTATGATTAATGAGTAGAGGAAAAAAGTATAAAGTTTGGCTTACTTAGTTACAAATCACGAGTTATTGTAGTATAAAAAAGGATAATATTAAACTCCATTAACGAACTAATTTATGTTAAAATTACCAAAAAAATTAATAAGAGGCTTTTATGGATATTAGAAGTGAATTTTTAAAATATTTCGAATCAAAAAATCATAAAATCTATCCCAGTTCTCCTTTGGTACCTGAAGATCCTACCCTCCTTTTTACCAATGCAGGGATGGTGCCTTTTAAAAAGATTTTTACAGGAGAGCTTCCGCCCGAGAGTTCTAGAGCTACAAGTTGTCAAACCTGTATAAGAGCTGGCGGGAAACACAACGATTTAGAAAATGTTGGATATACAGCAAGACATCATACATTTTTTGAGATGCTTGGAAATTTTAGTTTTGGGGACTACTTTAAAGAAGAGGCTATAGAGTACGCATGGGAGTTTGTTACAAAAGTTTTGGAACTACCTATTGATAGGCTTTGGGTTACTGTTCATGAAAGTGATAATAAAGCTGAGAAGATTTGGCAAAAGTTTGTAAGCAAAGATAGAATAAAAAGATTTGGGGATAAAGATAACTTTTGGCAGATGGGTGATACGGGACCTTGCGGTCCATGTAGTGAGATTTTCTACGATCAAGGAGTGGTGCGTTTTAACGGTCCTGAAGATTATCTTGGAGGAGACGGGGACAGGTTTTTAGAGATTTGGAACCTTGTTTTTATGCAGTACGAGAGAAATGAAGCCGGTGAACTTCTTCCTTTACCAAAACCTAGTATTGATACAGGAATGGGTTTAGAAAGAATAACGGCCATAAAAGAGGGAGTTTTTAGTAACTACGATAGCTCTTTGTTTATGCCGATCATCGAAGAGATTTCAAACCTAGCTAAAAAAGAGTATATTTACAAAGAGGGGGCTAGTTTTAGAGTTATAGCCGATCATATTAGAGCCGTAACATTTTTGCTTTCTCAAGGAGTTATGTTCGATAAGGAAGGGCGCGGTTATGTTCTTAGAAGAATTTTAAGGCGTGCTGTTAGACACGGATATCTGTTAGGATTAAAAGAGCCGTTTATGTATAAACTATCCGATGTGGTCGCCGAAATTATGGGAAAACACTACACATATTTAAATGAAAAACTTTCTACCGTAAAAGAGCAAATACGTGCCGAAGAGGAGAGATTTTATCAAACTATAGAAGCGGGGATGAGACTTTTTGAAGAAGAGCTTTCAAAAACTCAAGAGGTTTTTAGCGGTGAAGTGGCATTTAAACTTTACGATACATACGGATTTCCTCTAGATTTGACCGAAGATATGCTTAGAGAAATAGGTTTGAGGCTCGACAAAGAGGGTTTTGAGCGTCTTATGAAAGAACAGAGAGAGCGTGCCAAAGCTGCATGGAAAGGTAGTGGAGATATGGCGCTTTCCGGTGATTTTAAAGATCTTTTGGGATTAAAAAACGAGTTTGTAGGTTATGAGAAACTAAAGGCCAAAACGATAATTTTGGCGATTTTAAACGAAGATTTTAAAAGAAGCGAGAAACTCAAAAAAGGTGAAAAAGGTTGGATTTTACTAGAAGAGACCCCTTTTTACGCCCAAAGCGGTGGACAAGTTGGAGATATAGGCGAGATAAGAGTTTACGAGGGAGAAAATATAGCCAAAGTTTTGGACACTCAGAAATTTTTCGATCTCAATATGAGTCTTGTTGAAGCTCAAGATGAGGTAAAGGTTAACGAAGCTGTTGAAGCTGTGGTAGATAAAAGCCGCAGAGAAATTGCAAAACACCACTCTGTTACGCATCTTTTACACTCTGCTCTAAGACAAATCTTAGGAGAACATGTTACGCAACAAGGAAGTTTGGTTGAAGCAAATAGACTAAGATTTGATTTTTCCCATTCAAAAGCCCTAAGTACCGAAGAGATAAAAAAAATAGAAAATTATGTAAACGAAGTTATTGCACAGGGTATTGAAGCAAATATAGAAGAGATGAGTATAGAAAAAGCAAAAGAGAAAGGGGCAATGGCTCTTTTTGGCGAAAAGTACGGTGATATTGTGAGAGTCGTAGAGTTTGGCGATGCCAGTATAGAGCTTTGTGGCGGGACTCACGTTAAAAATACGGCAGAAATAGGTAGTTTTTTTATAACAAAAGAGAGTGGAGTCAGCAGTGGAGTAAGAAGAATTGAAGCTGTTTGCGGTATGAGTGCTGTTGCGTTAGCTAAAAAGTGGAGAGAGACTTTAGAAGAGGCTAAAGCGGAGCTAAAAGCTAAAGATCTGCTTTTGGCTATCAAAAAACAAAAAGATGAGATTAAAAGACTAAAAGAGGAACTTAAAAATGCAGCTAAAGTTAGTCAAAAAGAGCTAAAAAGCTATGAGATTGGTGGTGTAAATGTGATAGTGGATGAAGTGGAAGCAGGAGATATAAAAAATATCATAGACGATATAAAAAATGCAAATGAAAAAGTGGCTGTTATGCTTTTTCAGAAAAAGGGCGATAAAGTACTCATAGCTGCAGGAGTAAAAGGAGTTAGTCTAAAAGCTGGCGATTGGGTTAAAAAAATTGCTCCTATTGTTGGTGGTGGTGGAGGAGGCCGTCCCGATTTTGCTCAGGCTGGCGGAAAAGATCCAAGCAAAACCAAAGAAGCAAAAAGAGAGGCTCTAGAGTTTGTAAAAAAGAGTTTAAATTGATATAAAAGGAAAAGATATGAGAAAAGTTTTGAGCGGCTTATGTGTAATGTTTTTTACAGTATCCGGTTTAAATGCCGATTTTCTAAGAGCAGAAGTAGGTGCTGGTGCGTGGATAAATACGCCTAAAGGTAGTGCAGAATATTTAAGTAGTGACGGAAGCGT
This Nitrosophilus labii DNA region includes the following protein-coding sequences:
- the alaS gene encoding alanine--tRNA ligase — translated: MDIRSEFLKYFESKNHKIYPSSPLVPEDPTLLFTNAGMVPFKKIFTGELPPESSRATSCQTCIRAGGKHNDLENVGYTARHHTFFEMLGNFSFGDYFKEEAIEYAWEFVTKVLELPIDRLWVTVHESDNKAEKIWQKFVSKDRIKRFGDKDNFWQMGDTGPCGPCSEIFYDQGVVRFNGPEDYLGGDGDRFLEIWNLVFMQYERNEAGELLPLPKPSIDTGMGLERITAIKEGVFSNYDSSLFMPIIEEISNLAKKEYIYKEGASFRVIADHIRAVTFLLSQGVMFDKEGRGYVLRRILRRAVRHGYLLGLKEPFMYKLSDVVAEIMGKHYTYLNEKLSTVKEQIRAEEERFYQTIEAGMRLFEEELSKTQEVFSGEVAFKLYDTYGFPLDLTEDMLREIGLRLDKEGFERLMKEQRERAKAAWKGSGDMALSGDFKDLLGLKNEFVGYEKLKAKTIILAILNEDFKRSEKLKKGEKGWILLEETPFYAQSGGQVGDIGEIRVYEGENIAKVLDTQKFFDLNMSLVEAQDEVKVNEAVEAVVDKSRREIAKHHSVTHLLHSALRQILGEHVTQQGSLVEANRLRFDFSHSKALSTEEIKKIENYVNEVIAQGIEANIEEMSIEKAKEKGAMALFGEKYGDIVRVVEFGDASIELCGGTHVKNTAEIGSFFITKESGVSSGVRRIEAVCGMSAVALAKKWRETLEEAKAELKAKDLLLAIKKQKDEIKRLKEELKNAAKVSQKELKSYEIGGVNVIVDEVEAGDIKNIIDDIKNANEKVAVMLFQKKGDKVLIAAGVKGVSLKAGDWVKKIAPIVGGGGGGRPDFAQAGGKDPSKTKEAKREALEFVKKSLN
- a CDS encoding peptidoglycan D,D-transpeptidase FtsI family protein, whose amino-acid sequence is MNTQSKLYKIATLFFLLLFGFLIFLFAVFKIVIDDRKLPALKISEKNRAIRGAIVTNDGFNVASSKKLYKISVNTRCIDPNKKELFVKLFSVYSGMDHNRIKKVIESKKGNVVLTYAMDPKRANLLRELAKKLYLMDVFIEYESNGKVYKQGLSVKESGESRLYPYQDILTPIVGYVRKYEDEGYTRITGVKGIEKYYEEKLKPIQDGLIEGYRDIGNNIILNRESKIKKRVDGFNVHLNIPILLQKTVENILDRYKKKLRAKEIIAAVMESRSGKIIALASSNRFDPKNIRKRDYESLNASVIEYSFEPGSVMKPITFALLLENSLVSPYDIIRTYSGRFKLGKKIITDEHKEEWMSAENVIVYSSNIGIAQLAQKLSHIQFFQGLKKFGFSRRTEIDLPYEHTGYIPSLSKFKSEIYKATIGYGYGMKATFMQLLKAYNVFNNNGKEVIPRIASYLSLQDGKQFALPRFSAQKVISIGTAARMNKILVKVVEKGTGRAAKIEGINIGGKTGTAHIVKKGKYVKSYNSSFFGFANDEKNRYTIGVTVIEPKKVYFASQTAVPVFKEIVDVLIDQGYLVPMINE